The DNA region TCAACTAGACCCGAGCCAGACAATGGTGTCTGTCCGGTGGGTGACATAGGGGCGCAAGACCGTCGTACGCGTACGACGCATCTCCTGCTTGTGAACGGCCCACGCCGACTCCAAGCGTGTCGGGCCTATAACGGGATGGGTCAAATGTCCACAAGACTTAGGTGCAACGCACGATAGACCTGACGGTCTCTGCTTGGATAGCATAAGAACACGGGACGAAAAAGCGCGTCCTTTGGGATGCGCGCAGTGCCTTACCTAACACCGGCCCACGGGGAAGTACCGAGCAGTCAACGGCGCCGCAGCGCGCGTCGGCAGCTTGCGAGGAGGCGAGGCTTATGCTTACGTCGGAAAACTTCCTGGCCATCGAGAACCAGCTTCTCCGTGGGCTCCCTCCCAAGGAGTTGGGGCACCTTCTTCCTGGTTTGGAACAGGTCACCTTGTCGTCGGGTGATGTCCTCTACGAACCCGGTGGTCCTCTCGAATATTTCTATTTCCTGACCTCTTGCATCGTGTCGCTGGTGTACACGATGGACACCGGGGTAAGCGCCGACATAGGTCTCGTCGGCAATGAGGGTGTCGTCGGGATCGCGCTGTTCCTGGGCGGCTGCACCATGGTAAATCGTGCCGTGGTTCAGGTAGGCGGACGCGCACTGCGGATCGGGGCGAGGGCACTGTTGGAACAGTTCAGGGGTGCCGGCGCGCTCCACGATCTCTTGCTGCGGTACACGCAGGCATTCATGACCCAGACTTGCCAGACTGCCGCCTGCAACCGTCTACATTGTTTGGAACAACGGCTGTGCCGCTGGATCCTGCTGTGTCACGATCGGTTGCAGTGCAACGAGCTACTGATGACGCAGGAAGCCTTGGCGAACATGTTGGGTGGGCGGCGCCAGAGTGTCACCGTGGCCGCTGGACAGCTCCAGGACGCGGGATTGATTCAGTATCGTCGCGGCCATATCCAGATCGTGGATCGGAAGGGGATCGAGAAGACCGCCTGCGAGTGCTATGGCGCAGTCAGGCGCGAGTACGACCGCCTGCTCGGTCCCCCGTGTTCGCGGCAGGTCAGAACTTCAGCAGCCGAGCGAGGAAATCCCGCAGCCCGTTGAAGTTGTCGGGTTGGATAGCATAGACGTTGTTTCCAAGATGCACTTCCTCGCCCTCGGCAATCCAGTCTGCGCAAAACAACACGATCGGTACAACGGCATCGAGCTTTGCCCGGTCTCTGATGCGTCGCGCCGTCGCAATGACGACTTCGGGCTGTCCTTCGAGATTCAGCAGAATGATCTGGGGAGGGCGACGCTGCGCGGACTCGACCGCTCGATCCTCGGATCTGGCTGTATCCACTGCGTAGCCATCCGTTAACAGAAGTTCTTCGATGCCATCTAGAACCTCTGGCACGTCATCGACGACGAGCAGACTCTCCTGGGTCCGAACCGATTTATTCATGGAGATCTATGGGAAATTGGATGCCATGCACTTCAAGGACACCGGCAGGCTAACGCGGGCCAAGTAGTGCTGTCGGTCCGATTCCGGACATTCGCGGCCCGGTCGATCGTCTGCAACCGTAAGCAAGACCGACTTGAAGCAGCAAAGCGCTCGAACGACGGCACTTGGCTAGCGGTACGCCAATGTCAGCGCCGGCAGTCGCACACGGTTTCGGGGTGACGTGATTACCACAGGAACTACACGAGAATCTCTGGCGGGGCTGGAAAGAGAGGTCCAGCTGCCTGTTTTATTGGTGGCCAAGGGCGGAATCGAACCACCGACACAAGGATTTTCAGTCCTCTGCTCTACCAACTGAGCTACTTGGCCATCCTGCACTGCCCATCCTCTGACGACGACTGGCAATCCTGTTTCGTCGACCAAACCGGCGCGGAAAGTCGTTTGAACCGTCACCCGAGTGGGATTTCACTCGTTCTCGGCTCGCTTGGGCAGATTCGAAGGCTGCGGATATTAGCATCGCCAGACGGCTTCCAACAAGCCGGATCGACCCTGCCACATCCCCTTCCGTCACGACAGTTCGGTTCTTGCAGATTCACGTACAGGAACGTCGACTGCGAAACTCGTCGGCGATGTGCACGCTCGCGAAAGCACCCGCAGCGCGACTGGTTCGACAAAATAAAAAAGGCCTCCGGCAGCATCCGGAGGCCTCGAGTGTGCAATCTGCTCTAGTGGGCGACGGCTGCTTCTGCCGCAATCCCCGTGTTCTGACGCACGTAGAGTTCGTCCCACATCTCTTCGGCGCGTCGGTCGCGGTAGAGCAGCGAGCCGATGATCACGCAGAGGAATCCGAGCGGGATGGAGATAAGCCCGGGGTTCTTCAGGGTGAAGAGGGGTTTCTCCAGACCGACCAGGCTGGTGCGCTCATCGCCGAGCTTGGCGATCGCGTCCTGCGCTGCCGCCTTTGCCTTCTCCTGCGCCGCAATCGCCTTCTTGAGCTTGTCCTGCGCCGCGGGATCCGTCGCAGCGGCGAGATCCGCGCTGGCCTTGGCGATCTTGTCGTCGGCGACCTTGATGGCCTTCTCGTTGGTCGCCTTGACCGCGAGCGGGTAGGTCATGTTGGGGGAGACGAGCACCAGCGCGATGGCCGCAATCGCGCCGACGATCATGCCGAGCACGATGCCCCCGGTGTTGCACTTCTTCCAATAGAGCGTGAGCAGCACGCACGGCAGATTGCTCGATGCCGCGACCGCGAAGGCCAGCGCCACCAGGTGCGCAACGTTCTGACCCTTGGCAGCGATGCCGATCAGGATGGCGACGATGCCGACGATGATCGAGGAGATGCGAGCAGCGCGCACTTCTTCTTCCTGCGTCGCATGCTCGCCCTTGATGACACCCACCCAGATGTCGTGCGACATCGCGGAGGCGGAGGCAAGCACCAGTCCCGCAACCACGGCAACGATGGTGGCGAACGCGACTGCGGCCACGAACGCAAGGAAGAAGTTGCCGAGCAATGAGTCGGCGCCGCCTCCCAGGTACTGGGCGAGCAGCGGGCCGGCCATGTTGCCACCCTTGTCGATCGCGGTAATGTTGGTCGCGCCGATGTTGAGGGCCGCACCGTTTCCGAGGAAGAGGGTCAGGACGTAGAAGCCACCGATGATCGCCATGGCCCAGATCACCGACACGCGCGCATCCTTGGCGGTCGGCACGGTGAAGAACCGCATCAGGATGTGCGGCATGCCAGCGGTGCCGAGCACGAGCGCCATGCCGAGCGAGATCTGGTCGATCGGATCCTTGAGCAGCAGCCCCGGCTCGAGGAAGCGCTGGCCGAGTTGCTCCGGGGTCATGTTCGTGGCCGCGTCACCGATCAGGGAGGCGACACGCGCCTGCACCTTGGGATCACCGACAACCGCCTGCAGGAAGCCGGGCAGACTGAAGCCATACGGTGCCCACGTCAGCATGACGAGCACGATCGATGCGGTCACCAGCAGCACGGCCTTGATGATCTGCACCCAGGTCGTCGCGACCATGCCGCCGAACAGCACATATGCAAGCATGAGGATGCCCACGGCGATCACGGAGACCTCGTAATCGATGCCGACCAGCGTCTTCACCAGCACGCCGCCGCCGACCATCTGCGCCGTCAGATAGAAGATGGAGACGACAATGGTCGAGATGGCGGCCATCGTCTTCGCCGCCTTCGGATTGTTGCGGAAGGCGAGAATGTCACCCAGCGTGTACTTGCCGATGTTCCGGCAGGGCTCGGCGATGACCAGCAGCACGGTGATGTACGCGACGAGCCAGCCGACCGAGTACATGAAACCGTCGTAGCCGAAGAGCGAGATGAGGCCCGCGATGCCGAGGAAGGACGCTGCCGACAGATAGTCACCGGCGATCGCCCAGCCGTTCTGGACACCCGACACCGACCGGCCGGCGGCGTAGAACTGCGAGGCGCTCTTGACGCGCTTCGCCGCGAGGTAGGTGACGAACATGGTGAGGGCGATGATCGCGCCGAAGACCGAGAACGTCAGCCACTTGAACTTGTCGGCGACGGCGCCGCCCGACTGTGCCAGCGCTACCGTGCTGGGCAGCGCGAGCAGCAATGCCGCAGGTATACCACGCGTGATCGACTTTCTCATTTAGCGGCCCCCTATGAGGTTCGAACGCTTGACCAGATCGGCCGTCAAGGCGTCGAAGTCGCTGTTCGCACGCCGCGCATAAATCGCCGCAATCGCCCATGCAACGACGAACTGAGAAAGCGCGAAGGCATAACCGAAATTGATTGGTCCCCAGATTTTCTTCGCATACAGCTCGGGGAAATAGCCTGCACCGATCGGCAGCAGAAAATAGTACACGACCGAAATAATCATCAGGCTCCAGAGAAACGTCGACTTCTTCTTGTGCAGAGCCTGGAATTGCGGGTCCGCGTCGATTGCGGCCCAGTTAAAGGCTGGCTGGGACATGACACCTTCCTCCTCGATCAAGAAAGCCATTCTTTCCCGGATCACTCCGGGGTAGTCTGGTTTGAGAACGATTGACCGGCGAAGGACGACCTTCGCCCAGGTGACCCCGAAATTGTCACGGTGCGGAGTATAACTCGCACCGGAAAACAAAAACCATAAGGGTTTCCCCGCACACGGGGCCCCCGAGCGCTTGCTCAGGCTACACGGATCAGACGCGTAGGTCAGAATCTGTAGTATTTTTCTAGGAATCCCTGAACGTCCTTCGCCTGCCTCAGCGCCTCCTTCAGGAACTGGCGATCCAGATGATTGAGGGCGTAGGGGTCGATGCGATTCGAATTCGGAACGCCGAGCAGGATCTGCTTGCGGTGGTTGCGCAGGCGCAACTGCTGGACGAAATGGAGCGCCTCCACCCAGCCTTCGATCTTCGCCGAGGCCAGGCCCATCTTGTCGGCCGACTTGCCGAACCGGCGCACCGTGCTCGTTTCGTGCACATGGGCGGAAAGACTGAACACGCGCGCTGCATCGACGAAGATCGCGACACCGTTCATCTTGAGATCGATGCCGGGCGATTCCTCGCCCTCGCTGCGGGAGACGGTGAAATCGCGAAAGAGGCCGAGCGGCGGACGATTGCCGAGAGCGTTCTCGGCCATCTTCTTGAGGAACAGGCGGTTGGCCTTGATCAGCCCGTCGAGGGAATTGCGCAGTTCCTCCACCAGCTGCGCGGCGCCGTGGAGGGCGCGGAAGTCGAAGAAGATGGTGGCGTTGAGCAGCTCCGGCGCCGAGCCGCGATGAATCCAGGTAGCGAAGCGGTTCTTCCATTCGGCGAGCGACAGGCACCACAGCGGGTTTCCCGCCATGATGCCGCCCTTGCACAACGAGAATCCGCAGCGCGCCAGGTGCTGGTTGATGCGCTGCGCCACCGGCAGGAACTGCTGACGCAGATTCTCGGCCGCAGTGCCCTCGGGCGGCTCGAAGATGATCGCGTTATCCTGATCCGTGTACAGCGTCTGCTCGAAGCGACCTTCGCTGCCCATCGCCATCCAGCACCACTGCGTACCATCCAGGGATGCATGCTCGAACTCGATGTCGATGATGCGCGCGGTGAGCATGTCGTTCAGCGTGGAGATGAAGCGCGTGACCTGCTCCGCGCCGATTCCCTGATCCACCATGCCCTGCGCCAGTTCCCTGATGTCGCCCGACACGCGCACCAGGTCATCGATCGATGCGGCGGCGCGGATGCTGCTGCCGATGGCGCGCAAACCGATTTGCTGCAGGGTGAAGAGATCCCGTTCGGAAACGACGCCCACCAGCTTGCCGTCCTTGATCACCGCCACGTGACGGATGCCGTGCTGCTCCATCGCGAGGGCTGCCTCGAACGCGGGTGCGTCCGGGGGCAGACCGATGACGCCGCTACGCATCATGCCGGCGATCGGCTGCTGCATCGCGCCGCTGCCGATGGGGACGTGCTGCAGCAGGTCGTAGAGCGTGAAGATACCGAGTGGCCGCTCGTCCGGGTCGCAGACGAGCATCGAGCCGACGTCGTGGGACTTCATCAGGTCGACGACCTCGGCGAGCGGGGTTTGCGGACCGCAGCGCACCGGCGGCCGTGTCGTCAACGTCGAGAGCGGACTGCCCAGAGGTTGCTGCTGTCCGAACGCCGCGGGAGCGGACGATGTCATGTCCATTTGGCTACTGGCAAGACGCACTCCAGTGTGACGTGGCAAGGCAGCTTCGATGGTCCCGCAACTGGTCGCCCGGCAGGCGAAAGAGGCGTGCCCGCCTCGAGCATGAAGCTGGCGCGCCCGACACGATTCGAACGTGCGACCCCTGCCTTCGGAGGGCAGTACTCTATCCAGCTGAGCTACGGGCGCCTAACTGTCTCTAAGTTTAGTGTTTTTCGGAAGACTCGTCCATGCACTGTGGTTTTCCGGTCCCCGGGTTGCCGTTATAATCTGGCGCTCTCCACCCACCGCGTCGGGCTTGCCCAAGGACCCCGCTCATGAGCGAGATACATCTCGAAGAACATCACAGCCCTATCCGGACCCCAAAGCAACTGATCATCACGGTCGTTCTGGCGTTCCTCATCCCCATCTCCATCATCGTGCTGCTGACGCAACTGCTGACCACCGGCATCAAGCTCGATCCGAACAGCAACGTGATGATGCCGGAATACATCGCCGAGCGTTTGCGGCCGGTGGGTCAACTGGTGGTTGCCTCGGCCAAGGGTGGCGCGCAGCAGGCGAAGACAGGTGAACAGGTGGTGCAGGCGACCTGCAGCGCCTGTCATGCCACCGGTGCGCTCAATGCGCCGAAGATCGGCGACAGCGCCGCATGGGGCAAGGTGGCGGGCCAGGGCCTCGACAAGCTGATTGACCACGCGATTCACGGTGTGCGCCAGATGCCGGCGCGGGGTGGCAACGCCACGCTGTCGGATCTCGAGGTCGCGCGCGCCGTTGTCTACATGGCGAACCAGTCCGGGCAGAAGTTCAAGGAACCGGCAGCACCCGCTGCGGCGGCTCCTGCCGCGGCCGCCGGCGCGGGAGCGGTCGACGGCAAGGCGATCTACGAGAAGACCTGTGCGGCGTGCCATATGACGGGCGCTGCCAATGCCCCGAAAGCCGGGGACAAGGCGGCGTGGGAGGCGCGGCTCAAGCAGGGTGCCAATACCCTTTACGAGCATGCGATCAAGGGCAAGGGGGCGATGCCGCCGAAAGGAGGCAACGCGAGTCTGTCCGACGCGGAAGTGAAGGCGGCGGTCGACTATCTCACCAGCCTCGCGAAATAGCGCACGGGGCAGCGCGACGGCCACACGCTGTCGTAGCGCTGCCAATGTGCATCCGGCGCGTGCCGAAGCACGCCGGATGCGGCGTACCGCCATCGCTGCCGGCAGGATTTAGAGATGTCCACCTACGCGATCGGCGACATCCAGGGGTGCGACGTCGCACTCGGGCGGATCCTCGACGTGATCGCGTTCGATCCGTCCCATGACAAGCTCTGGCTGGTCGGTGATCTCGTCAATCGCGGTCCGGCATCGCTCGCCGTTCTGCGGCGCGTGATGGCATTGGGCGAGGCCGCCGTCACCGTTCTGGGAAATCACGACCTGCACCTCTTGGCGGTGGCGGAAGGTTTTCGTGAGCCGCATCGCAGCGACACGCTCGACGCTGTGCTGGCCGCTCGCGACCGGCCGGAGATCCTCGACTGGCTGCGTCGGCGCAAGCTCATGCACGCCGAGGGGGAGTACGCGCTCGTGCATGCGGGCCTGTTGCCCGCGTGGACGGTATCGCAAGCGCTTGCGCTCGCAGCGGAAGTCGAAGCGGCACTGCGCGGGCCGGGCTTCCATCCGTTCCTCCGCCATCTCTATGGCAACGAACCGGCGCGCTGGGACGATGGGCTCGGCGGTGTCGAGCGGCTGCGCGTGGTGGTGAACGCAATGACCCGCATGCGGGTATGCACCGCCGACGGCACGATGGAATTCCGTTTCAAGGGACCGCCAGCCGAGGCGCCGACGGGTTATCTGCCGTGGTTCGCCGTCCCCGGGCGCGCGAGCGCCGCCTGCACCGTCATTTGTGGACACTGGTCGGCTCTGGGCTTGCGCCGGGAGGCAGGACTGCTTGCGCTGGATAGCGGGTGTCTGTGGGGGGGTGAACTGTCGGCGGTGCG from Betaproteobacteria bacterium includes:
- a CDS encoding cytochrome c5 family protein, encoding MSEIHLEEHHSPIRTPKQLIITVVLAFLIPISIIVLLTQLLTTGIKLDPNSNVMMPEYIAERLRPVGQLVVASAKGGAQQAKTGEQVVQATCSACHATGALNAPKIGDSAAWGKVAGQGLDKLIDHAIHGVRQMPARGGNATLSDLEVARAVVYMANQSGQKFKEPAAPAAAAPAAAAGAGAVDGKAIYEKTCAACHMTGAANAPKAGDKAAWEARLKQGANTLYEHAIKGKGAMPPKGGNASLSDAEVKAAVDYLTSLAK
- a CDS encoding Crp/Fnr family transcriptional regulator translates to MLTSENFLAIENQLLRGLPPKELGHLLPGLEQVTLSSGDVLYEPGGPLEYFYFLTSCIVSLVYTMDTGVSADIGLVGNEGVVGIALFLGGCTMVNRAVVQVGGRALRIGARALLEQFRGAGALHDLLLRYTQAFMTQTCQTAACNRLHCLEQRLCRWILLCHDRLQCNELLMTQEALANMLGGRRQSVTVAAGQLQDAGLIQYRRGHIQIVDRKGIEKTACECYGAVRREYDRLLGPPCSRQVRTSAAERGNPAAR
- a CDS encoding cation acetate symporter → MRKSITRGIPAALLLALPSTVALAQSGGAVADKFKWLTFSVFGAIIALTMFVTYLAAKRVKSASQFYAAGRSVSGVQNGWAIAGDYLSAASFLGIAGLISLFGYDGFMYSVGWLVAYITVLLVIAEPCRNIGKYTLGDILAFRNNPKAAKTMAAISTIVVSIFYLTAQMVGGGVLVKTLVGIDYEVSVIAVGILMLAYVLFGGMVATTWVQIIKAVLLVTASIVLVMLTWAPYGFSLPGFLQAVVGDPKVQARVASLIGDAATNMTPEQLGQRFLEPGLLLKDPIDQISLGMALVLGTAGMPHILMRFFTVPTAKDARVSVIWAMAIIGGFYVLTLFLGNGAALNIGATNITAIDKGGNMAGPLLAQYLGGGADSLLGNFFLAFVAAVAFATIVAVVAGLVLASASAMSHDIWVGVIKGEHATQEEEVRAARISSIIVGIVAILIGIAAKGQNVAHLVALAFAVAASSNLPCVLLTLYWKKCNTGGIVLGMIVGAIAAIALVLVSPNMTYPLAVKATNEKAIKVADDKIAKASADLAAATDPAAQDKLKKAIAAQEKAKAAAQDAIAKLGDERTSLVGLEKPLFTLKNPGLISIPLGFLCVIIGSLLYRDRRAEEMWDELYVRQNTGIAAEAAVAH
- a CDS encoding symmetrical bis(5'-nucleosyl)-tetraphosphatase; protein product: MSTYAIGDIQGCDVALGRILDVIAFDPSHDKLWLVGDLVNRGPASLAVLRRVMALGEAAVTVLGNHDLHLLAVAEGFREPHRSDTLDAVLAARDRPEILDWLRRRKLMHAEGEYALVHAGLLPAWTVSQALALAAEVEAALRGPGFHPFLRHLYGNEPARWDDGLGGVERLRVVVNAMTRMRVCTADGTMEFRFKGPPAEAPTGYLPWFAVPGRASAACTVICGHWSALGLRREAGLLALDSGCLWGGELSAVRLEDRQLFQVSCARLPGQVRSR
- a CDS encoding DUF485 domain-containing protein, which gives rise to MSQPAFNWAAIDADPQFQALHKKKSTFLWSLMIISVVYYFLLPIGAGYFPELYAKKIWGPINFGYAFALSQFVVAWAIAAIYARRANSDFDALTADLVKRSNLIGGR
- a CDS encoding CBS domain-containing protein; translated protein: MDMTSSAPAAFGQQQPLGSPLSTLTTRPPVRCGPQTPLAEVVDLMKSHDVGSMLVCDPDERPLGIFTLYDLLQHVPIGSGAMQQPIAGMMRSGVIGLPPDAPAFEAALAMEQHGIRHVAVIKDGKLVGVVSERDLFTLQQIGLRAIGSSIRAAASIDDLVRVSGDIRELAQGMVDQGIGAEQVTRFISTLNDMLTARIIDIEFEHASLDGTQWCWMAMGSEGRFEQTLYTDQDNAIIFEPPEGTAAENLRQQFLPVAQRINQHLARCGFSLCKGGIMAGNPLWCLSLAEWKNRFATWIHRGSAPELLNATIFFDFRALHGAAQLVEELRNSLDGLIKANRLFLKKMAENALGNRPPLGLFRDFTVSRSEGEESPGIDLKMNGVAIFVDAARVFSLSAHVHETSTVRRFGKSADKMGLASAKIEGWVEALHFVQQLRLRNHRKQILLGVPNSNRIDPYALNHLDRQFLKEALRQAKDVQGFLEKYYRF